From one Lotus japonicus ecotype B-129 chromosome 3, LjGifu_v1.2 genomic stretch:
- the LOC130746236 gene encoding protein trichome birefringence-like 25, producing MVKKMRSDLGPFSLQKHNHVCAKFAASFFLVGLAFRLLLWDSFSFSSSLVKKTLPPPLAEAKAESPVFSLPLQASDFVEFPGYNQSQTSQDEKCDLFVGDWVPDLSGPVYTNESCQVIEHHQNCMKNGRTDSGYLYWRWKPRHCELPKFNPKNFLNFMRNKAMAFVGDSISRNHVQSLLCILSQVEPAVEVYHDKEYRSKIWKFPSHNFTLSVIWTPFLIKAAIFEDMNGVTSSEIQLSLDNLDTLWTNQYKNFDYAVIGGGKWFLKTAIYHENNTVTGCHYCPGKNLTELGFDYAYRKALELVFNFFTSSDHKATVFFRTTTPDHFENGEWFSGGYCNRTVPFKEGQIDMVDVDSIMRGIEVEEFEKANSQGSEQGVKLKLLDTTHLSLLRPDGHPGPYRQFQPFAKDKNAKVQNDCLHWCLPGPIDSWNDIVMEMLVNS from the exons ATGGTGAAGAAAATGAGGTCTGATTTGGGCCCATTTTCCCTGCAAAAGCACAACCATGTATGTGCCAAGTTTGCAGCATCATTTTTCTTGGTGGGTCTCGCTTTTCGCCTTCTCTTGTGGGATTCATTCAGCTTCTCATCATCACTAGTGAAGAAGACACTACCACCTCCTCTTGCAGAAGCAAAAGCAGAGTCCCCTGTTTTTTCTTTACCTCTTCAGGCATCTGATTTTGTTGAATTTCCAGGATACAACCAGAGCCAAACCTCTCAGGATG AGAAATGTGATCTTTTTGTGGGAGATTGGGTACCAGATCTATCTGGTCCAGTTTACACCAATGAGAGTTGCCAAGTGATTGAACACCATCAAAACTGCATGAAGAATGGACGCACTGATTCAGGGTACCTTTACTGGAGGTGGAAGCCACGACACTGTGAGTTACCAAAGTTCAATCCAAAGAATTTTCTCAATTTTATGAGAAATAAAGCAATGGCATTTGTTGGTGATTCCATCTCCAGGAACCATGTGCAGTCCCTACTTTGCATTCTCTCACAG gtggaaccagctgttgaGGTCTACCATGACAAGGAATATAGATCAAAGATATGGAAATTCCCCTCTCACAACTTCACACTCTCAGTAATTTGGACCCCTTTCCTTATCAAAGCAGCTATATTTGAAGACATGAATGGGGTAACCTCTTCAGAGATTCAGCTTTCTCTTGACAATCTCGACACCTTATGGACCAATCAATATAAGAATTTCGATTATGCGGTAATTGGTGGGGGAAAATGGTTTCTCAAGACTGCAATATACCATGAAAACAACACAGTCACAGGCTGCCATTACTGTCCTGGGAAGAATCTAACAGAGCTAGGATTCGACTACGCATACCGCAAAGCACTAGAACTTGTTTTCAACTTCTTCACAAGCTCTGATCACAAAGCCACTGTTTTCTTCAGAACCACCACACCTGACCACTTTGAGAATGGGGAGTGGTTTAGTGGAGGGTATTGTAATAGAACCGTGCCCTTCAAAGAGGGTCAGATAGATATGGTTGATGTAGATTCCATCATGCGAGGTATCGAAGTAGAAGAATTTGAGAAGGCGAATTCGCAAGGATCTGAACAAGGGGTGAAGTTGAAACTCTTGGACACAACTCATCTTTCATTGTTAAGACCGGATGGACACCCAGGACCTTACCGGCAGTTCCAGCCATTTGCAAAAGATAAGAATGCTAAAGTTCAAAATGATTGTCTACATTGGTGTTTGCCGGGACCAATTGACTCATGGAATGACATAGTAATGGAAATGCTAGTCAATTCTTAG